A genomic window from Nomascus leucogenys isolate Asia chromosome 10, Asia_NLE_v1, whole genome shotgun sequence includes:
- the RAN gene encoding GTP-binding nuclear protein Ran: MAAQGEPQVQFKLVLVGDGGTGKTTFVKRHLTGEFEKKYVATLGVEVHPLVFHTNRGPIKFNVWDTAGQEKFGGLRDGYYIQAQCAIIMFDVTSRVTYKNVPNWHRDLVRVCENIPIVLCGNKVDIKDRKVKAKSIVFHRKKNLQYYDISAKSNYNFEKPFLWLARKLIGDPNLEFVAMPALAPPEVVMDPALAAQYEHDLEVAQTTALPDEDDDL, from the exons CTTGTATTGGTTGGTGATGGTGGTACTGGAAAAACGACCTTCGTGAAACGTCATTTGACTGGTGAATTTGAGAAGAAATATGTAG CCACCTTGGGTGTTGAGGTTCATCCCTTAGTGTTCCACACCAACAGAGGACCTATTAAGTTCAATGTATGGGACACAGCCGGCCAGGAAAAATTCGGTGGACTGAGAGATGGCTATTATATCCAAG CCCAGTGTGCCATCATAATGTTTGATGTAACATCGAGAGTTACTTACAAGAATGTGCCTAACTGGCATAGAGATCTGGTACGAGTGTGTGAAAACATCCCCATTGTGTTGTGTGGCAACAAAGTGGATATTAAAGACAGGAAAGTGAAGGCGAAATCCATTGTCTTCCACCGAAAGAAGAATCTTCAG tACTACGACATTTCTGCCAAAAGTAACTACAACTTTGAAAAGCCTTTCCTCTGGCTTGCCAGGAAGCTCATTGGAGACCCTAACTTGGAATTTGTTGCCATGCCTGCTCTCGCCCCACCGGAAGTTGTCATGGACCCAGCTTTGGCAGCACAGTATGAGCACGACTTAGAG GTTGCTCAGACAACTGCTCTCCCGGACGAGGATGATGACCTGTGA